In a genomic window of Glaciimonas sp. PCH181:
- a CDS encoding NUDIX domain-containing protein has translation MSDFKFCPICAASLIMRADDGDTRKVRLTCPDGHWTHWDNPLPVLAALVEIDGKILLARNAAWQDNMFALITGFMERDETPEQGIARELKEETNLDADQITLIGVYEFMRKNELIIAYHIKASGTIQLSPELLEYRLLAPAKLRPWRAGTGYAVADWMRQRDLEVEFVDRPILAD, from the coding sequence ATGAGCGATTTTAAATTTTGTCCGATATGTGCAGCTTCTTTGATAATGCGCGCGGATGATGGCGATACCCGAAAGGTGCGTTTGACTTGTCCGGATGGGCATTGGACGCATTGGGATAATCCGCTGCCCGTATTGGCCGCGCTGGTTGAAATCGATGGAAAAATCCTGTTGGCGCGGAACGCCGCGTGGCAAGACAATATGTTCGCATTGATCACCGGCTTCATGGAACGCGATGAAACGCCAGAGCAGGGCATTGCGCGTGAGTTGAAGGAGGAAACCAATCTTGATGCCGATCAAATTACACTGATTGGCGTGTATGAATTCATGCGCAAGAATGAGCTGATCATTGCCTATCATATAAAAGCATCGGGAACGATTCAGTTGTCGCCGGAGTTGCTTGAGTATCGCTTGTTAGCGCCAGCCAAGTTAAGGCCCTGGCGGGCGGGCACCGGCTATGCGGTTGCCGATTGGATGCGGCAGCGAGACTTGGAAGTAGAGTTTGTGGATAGGCCGATTTTGGCGGATTGA
- the alaS gene encoding alanine--tRNA ligase: protein MNSADIRDKFLNFFESKDHTVVRSSSLVPGNDPTLLFTNSGMVQFKDVFLGTEKRNYVRATSVQRCLRAGGKHNDLENVGYTARHHTFFEMLGNWSFGDYFKRDSLKWAFELLTKVYGLPAEKLWATVYATDDEAYDIWVNEIGLPPERVVRIGDNKGAPFASDNFWQMADTGPCGPCSEIFYDHGPDVWGGPPGSADQDGDRYIEIWNNVFMQFDRQIDPKTGEATLTPLPLQCVDTGMGLERLAAILQHVHSNYEIDLFQNLIKAAARETNVTDLTNNSLKVIADHIRACAFLIVDGVIPGSEGRGYVLRRIIRRALRHGHKLEQTKPFFYKLVKDLVLEMGAAYPELPEAAERVEQTLKQEEERFGETLEHGMKILEAALAKNPQKLDGDTAFTLYDTFGFPLDLTADICREREVELDEAGFDVAMKRQQDASRAGGKFKTAFGVEYNGDKTHFVGYNALVHDAKVLALYVDGSAVQKIDAGQDAIVVLDTTPFYAESGGQAGDAGVLESATALFGVTDTLKIQAEVFGHHGRLEKGTMAVGDQLGANVDTAQRARTVRNHSATHLMHKALREVLGVHVAQKGSLVDADKTRFDFSHNAPVNADQIRRIEDIVNREILENIATSAKLMTFDDAVASGAMALFGEKYGDEVRVLSIGSSTELCGGTHVNRTGDIGLFKIVAEGGVAAGIRRIEAVTGLGALALMQNLSSRVTEAAAALKAPPEELTQRIGQVQEHVKALEKEMAALKSKLAANQGDELVNQAVDVNGIKVLAAMLEGADSATLRETMDKLKDKLKTAAIVLATVKDGKVSLIAGVTADATAKVKAGDLVNFVAQQVGGKGGGRPDMAQAGGTDPSGLAAALQGVAGWVGARG, encoded by the coding sequence ATGAACTCAGCCGATATCCGCGATAAGTTTCTCAATTTCTTTGAATCCAAAGATCATACCGTTGTGCGCTCATCCAGCCTGGTGCCGGGAAATGATCCGACTTTACTGTTTACCAACTCGGGAATGGTCCAGTTCAAGGACGTTTTTCTGGGGACTGAGAAGCGTAACTACGTCCGCGCCACATCGGTGCAGCGTTGTTTGCGTGCCGGTGGCAAGCATAACGATCTGGAAAACGTTGGCTACACTGCGCGCCATCATACTTTCTTTGAAATGCTGGGAAATTGGTCTTTTGGAGACTATTTCAAGCGCGATTCGCTGAAATGGGCGTTTGAGTTGCTGACCAAAGTATACGGACTGCCAGCTGAAAAACTATGGGCAACGGTCTATGCAACAGATGACGAAGCCTATGATATCTGGGTGAACGAGATCGGTTTGCCGCCAGAACGCGTGGTACGTATTGGCGACAACAAAGGCGCGCCGTTCGCATCGGACAATTTCTGGCAAATGGCGGATACAGGCCCGTGCGGTCCTTGTTCCGAGATTTTTTACGATCACGGCCCGGACGTTTGGGGTGGCCCACCGGGAAGCGCCGATCAAGATGGCGATCGTTACATCGAAATCTGGAATAACGTGTTTATGCAGTTTGATCGTCAAATTGATCCTAAGACCGGCGAGGCGACATTGACGCCATTACCGCTTCAATGCGTCGATACCGGGATGGGGCTGGAACGTCTGGCGGCGATCTTGCAGCATGTGCACAGCAACTATGAAATCGATTTATTCCAAAATCTGATCAAGGCAGCGGCGCGTGAAACCAACGTCACCGACCTGACCAACAATTCGCTGAAAGTGATTGCCGATCATATTCGCGCTTGCGCCTTTTTGATCGTCGACGGCGTTATTCCTGGCAGTGAAGGTCGCGGTTATGTACTGCGTCGCATCATCCGCCGTGCTTTGCGCCATGGACATAAGCTAGAACAAACCAAACCGTTTTTCTACAAACTAGTCAAAGATTTGGTGCTGGAGATGGGCGCTGCCTATCCAGAACTGCCAGAGGCAGCCGAGCGCGTAGAGCAAACTCTGAAGCAGGAAGAAGAACGTTTCGGCGAGACGCTGGAACACGGGATGAAGATCCTGGAAGCCGCATTAGCCAAAAATCCACAGAAACTGGATGGCGATACGGCGTTCACGCTGTATGACACTTTCGGTTTCCCACTCGATTTGACCGCAGATATTTGCCGCGAACGTGAAGTCGAACTCGACGAAGCGGGTTTTGATGTAGCAATGAAGCGTCAGCAAGATGCCAGCCGTGCCGGTGGCAAATTCAAGACTGCATTTGGCGTGGAATACAACGGCGATAAAACACATTTTGTCGGTTACAACGCATTGGTGCATGACGCTAAAGTGTTGGCCTTGTATGTCGATGGCAGCGCGGTACAGAAAATCGATGCCGGTCAAGATGCGATTGTGGTGTTGGATACAACGCCATTTTATGCAGAGTCGGGCGGGCAAGCTGGTGATGCTGGCGTGCTGGAAAGCGCGACCGCCTTGTTTGGCGTGACTGATACGTTAAAAATTCAAGCTGAAGTCTTCGGTCATCATGGCCGTCTGGAAAAAGGCACGATGGCGGTTGGTGACCAACTCGGCGCCAACGTTGATACAGCGCAGCGCGCACGCACTGTGCGGAATCATTCGGCGACGCATTTGATGCATAAGGCATTGCGTGAAGTGTTGGGCGTGCATGTGGCGCAAAAGGGTTCGTTGGTGGATGCTGACAAAACCCGCTTCGATTTTAGTCACAACGCGCCGGTCAACGCAGATCAAATTCGGCGGATTGAAGATATCGTTAACCGTGAAATTCTGGAAAACATCGCCACTAGCGCCAAATTGATGACGTTTGATGACGCGGTTGCCAGCGGTGCGATGGCCCTGTTTGGCGAAAAATACGGCGATGAAGTACGGGTTTTATCGATTGGCTCGTCGACTGAATTGTGTGGCGGTACGCACGTCAATCGTACCGGTGATATTGGTTTGTTCAAGATCGTGGCCGAAGGTGGCGTCGCGGCAGGTATTCGTCGGATTGAGGCAGTTACTGGTCTTGGCGCCTTGGCGCTGATGCAAAACTTGAGCAGCCGTGTAACCGAAGCAGCGGCCGCCTTGAAGGCTCCACCAGAAGAATTGACGCAACGGATTGGTCAAGTACAGGAGCACGTTAAAGCGCTGGAAAAAGAAATGGCGGCTTTGAAGTCGAAACTGGCCGCGAATCAAGGCGATGAACTGGTGAATCAAGCGGTGGATGTGAATGGCATCAAAGTGCTGGCCGCTATGCTGGAAGGTGCCGATAGCGCGACTTTGCGTGAAACTATGGATAAGTTGAAAGACAAATTGAAAACCGCTGCTATTGTGCTGGCCACCGTAAAAGACGGCAAAGTCAGTTTAATCGCCGGTGTGACTGCCGATGCTACGGCTAAAGTTAAAGCCGGTGATCTGGTCAATTTTGTGGCGCAGCAAGTTGGTGGCAAAGGCGGCGGTCGCCCTGACATGGCACAAGCAGGTGGTACTGATCCGAGCGGCTTGGCGGCAGCGTTGCAAGGTGTCGCAGGCTGGGTTGGTGCGCGCGGGTAA
- the ugpQ gene encoding glycerophosphodiester phosphodiesterase, with translation MWPYPKIVAHRGGGKLAPENTLAAMRCGLAHGFRAVEFDVMLSADGVPILMHDPVLGRTLPGLGRVSDYTAAELTAMDAGSWFGAEFIGEPVCTYQQAMAFCRQHGIWMNVEIKPVEGFEVETGHVVAQATQAYFEVEVVAHLAQPSLETARNLPLLSSFSSAALRAAQVAAVGIPRAYLTDVIEDDWQQNLQELAAVALHTNHKYLAPMQAAAIKDAGYGLFCYTVNTVKRAGEILAWGVDGFCTDRIDLIGADFCQ, from the coding sequence ATGTGGCCTTATCCTAAAATTGTCGCCCATCGCGGAGGTGGAAAGCTTGCACCGGAAAATACATTGGCGGCGATGCGTTGCGGTCTGGCGCACGGTTTTCGTGCGGTGGAATTTGATGTGATGTTATCCGCTGATGGCGTACCGATTTTGATGCACGACCCGGTGCTGGGGCGGACTCTGCCGGGCTTGGGAAGGGTAAGCGATTACACCGCAGCGGAATTGACGGCGATGGACGCGGGCAGTTGGTTTGGCGCGGAATTTATCGGTGAGCCGGTCTGTACTTATCAACAGGCGATGGCTTTTTGTCGGCAGCACGGGATATGGATGAACGTTGAAATCAAGCCGGTCGAAGGGTTTGAGGTGGAGACTGGGCATGTCGTGGCGCAGGCGACGCAGGCTTATTTTGAAGTTGAGGTCGTGGCGCATCTCGCCCAGCCTAGTCTGGAAACGGCCCGCAATTTGCCGTTGCTGTCGTCATTTTCCTCGGCAGCGTTGCGCGCCGCGCAGGTTGCTGCGGTAGGTATTCCGCGCGCCTATCTCACGGATGTGATCGAGGATGACTGGCAGCAGAACTTGCAGGAGCTGGCAGCGGTGGCGCTGCATACCAATCATAAGTATTTAGCGCCGATGCAGGCGGCGGCCATCAAAGACGCGGGGTATGGTTTGTTTTGTTATACGGTAAATACGGTTAAGCGGGCCGGTGAGATATTGGCTTGGGGTGTAGATGGATTTTGTACCGATCGGATTGACTTGATCGGGGCAGATTTTTGCCAGTAA